CCGGCAGTGACGGCCAAAGAAAAGGCCTTGCCCGCCTGGACCGGGTCCCGGGCAGTGGCAATGGCCGTATTGACCAGAACGGCATCCGCCCCCATTTCCATGGCTTCGGCCGCCTGGGAAGGCCGGCCGATCCCGGCATCCACGATTACCGGAAGCCGGCTGGTGTCGATGATTCGCTGGATCATGGGTTTCATTTCCAGGCCCCGGTTGGAACCGATGGGAGATCCTAAGGGCATGACCGCGGCGGCCCCGGCATCATACAGCTGCCGGGAAATGGTGATGTCCGGCATCACATATGGCAGAACGATGAAATCGTCTTTGGCCAGGATTTCAGCGGCTTTCAGGGTTTCGTGATTGTCGGGCAGCAGATACTGCATGTCCGTGATCACCTCGATTTTGATGAAATCCCCGCATCCGGCCTCCCGGGCGATGCGGGCGATGCGCACGGCTTCTTCAGCCGTTCTGGCGCCGGATGTGTTGGGCAGCAGGGTCAC
Above is a window of Desulfotignum balticum DSM 7044 DNA encoding:
- a CDS encoding thiazole synthase, translating into MADTLTLGHRNFTSRLLTGTGKFASNEQIRPMLSASGSEIITVALRRVDLQASPQDNILTHIPEHVTLLPNTSGARTAEEAVRIARIAREAGCGDFIKIEVITDMQYLLPDNHETLKAAEILAKDDFIVLPYVMPDITISRQLYDAGAAAVMPLGSPIGSNRGLEMKPMIQRIIDTSRLPVIVDAGIGRPSQAAEAMEMGADAVLVNTAIATARDPVQAGKAFSLAVTAGRMAYQAGMAGSSHRARASSPLTGFLQE